The following DNA comes from Girardinichthys multiradiatus isolate DD_20200921_A chromosome 2, DD_fGirMul_XY1, whole genome shotgun sequence.
gtttcattgtccaacccctgtatgtctgtaAGTAAATTGTGTATGTATAGCACTAAAtcacaaaagttttagcaccaCATAAGAGAGAGAGATACACAGAAACTCACATCTAAAACCTCAACAaagacacacatatatacattttgttttttttaatctgtgaCAGAAAAAGCCCAGAATGGGTATTTAATGAGTGAGTGATGAAGTGAAAGACCTTGTAATGAAGTTTCGTTTGGCTttaagagcagaaagaaaacatctctCAGGTACAGTATGATCTCATCATGAGGACTAATGGAATCACTTTCAGGGTCTTAGCAGCAATCAACAACCCGCATGGACTAAACTAATATTGATTTTCTGATCAGAATGCAAAATATAATCCCATTGTTGATAGGCTGCATCTCTATTCCTGATGGGGTTTTTTTAGCTTAACAATAGCTATAATGATACTTAACAGTGTAGAAGATTATCTCTGTTAataattttttgtcattttgtaaaCACAGTCCTTTAGAAATAAAGCAGAAGCTTTTTTGCATATCACCTAACAGCACCACAAGAGCCTGGATACAACATGTTTGTGGCCCCAGTGGAAATTTGGTTGCATTCGGTATTAAACTCTTCTATGACTCATAGTATGAGACTTTACACtggcaaaaaagaaaaggctTTTTATCAACCATCTGAGATATTGTTCAGTGGATAGACTTTCTGTAGCCTCGGAGAATGTGTCCTTTTTAACATCAAAAACTCCGATTCTCCTCAGATTTATTTGGAACAGACACAAATGTAGGTAGGCACAGATTCaaaagatacaggtccttctcaaaatattagcatattgtgataaagttcattattttccataatgtcatgatgaaaatttaacattcatatattttagattcattgcacactaactgaaatatttcaggtcttttattgtcttaatacggatgattttggcatacagctcatgaaaacccaaaattcctatctcagaaaattagcatatttcatccaaccaataaaagaaaagtgttttaaatacaaaaaacatcaaccttcaaataatcatgtacagttatgcactcaatacttggtcgggaatccttttgcagaaatgactgcttcaatgcggcgtggcatggaggcaatcagcctgtggcactgctgaggtcttatggaggcccaggatgcttcgatagcggcctttagctcatccagagtgttgggtcttgagtctctcaacgttctcttcacaatatcccatagattctctatggggttcaggtcaggagagttggcaggccaattgagcatagtgataccatggtcagtaaaccatttaccagtggttttggcactgtaagcaggtgccaggtcgtgctgaaaaatgaaatcttcatctccataaagcttttcagcagatggaagcatgaagtactccaaaatctcctgatagctagctgcattgaccctgcccttgataaaacacagtggaccaacaccagcagctgacatggcaccccagaccatcaccgactgtgggtacttgacactggacttctggcattttggcatttccttctccccagtcttcctccagactatggcaccttgatttccgaatgacatgcagaatttgctttcatccgaaaaaagtactttggaccactgagcaacagtccagtgctgcttctctgtagcccaggtcaggcgcttctgctgctgtttctggttcaaaagtggcttgacctggggaatgcggcacctgtagcccatttcctgcacacgcctgtgcacggtggctctggatgtttctactccagactcagtccactgcttccgcaggtcccccaaggtctggaatcggcccttccccacaatcttcctcagggtccggtcacctcttctcgttgtgcagcgttttctgccacactttttccttcccacagacttcccactgaggtgccttgatacagcactctgggaacagcctattcgttcagaaatttctttctgtgtcttaccctcttgcttgagggtgtcaatagtggccttctggacagcagtcaggtcggcagtcttacccatgattggggttttgagtgatgaaccaggctgggagttttaaaggcctcaggaatcttttgcaggtgtttagagttaactcgttgattcagatgattaggttcatagctcgtttagagacccttttaatgatatgctaattttgtgagataggaattttgggttttcatgagctgtatgccaaaatcatccgtattaagacaataaaagacctgaaatatttcagttagtgtgcaatgaatctaaaatatatgaatgttaaattttcatcatgagattatggaaaataatgaactttatcacaatatgctaatattttgagaaggacctgtatagtattAATAAAGATCAAATCTTTTTTACTGGCGTCCGTGCACATATTAACCTTCAGTGACATtcaatgcttaaaaaacttttaaGTTCTAAAAcgtcttgaaccttttcaccttttgtcaCTCATCAACTCCAAATTTTAATATATTGTATGTTATTGGCTGTTTTTATGGTAGTATTACAAGTATATGGGTTTAAAGAAAATTCAcatataaaatctgaaaagtgtgcatgCTTAAGTcctcagccccctttactctgatacctcgtactcgtactcgtcgtcttccgcttatccgggaccgggtcgcgggggcagcagactcagcagagacgcccagacgtccctctctccagacacctcctccagctcctccagggggagcccaaggcgttcccaggccaggcgagagacatagtccctctgATACCTTTAAGCAAAATTTAGTACAAACAACTGCCTTGAGGCACCAAAATGGTAAATAGAGTCcaactgtgtgttttttaatcCCACACAACTGGCATTTTCAGGTGTCAgtggtttgttggagaacaaaaaaagttaaagcagttaaataattaaaaaaattaaataaaaaaaagagtaagaaaagagtatggcacagttgtaaacctaccaagacatggccgtccaacTGACAGgccgggcaaggagagcataaatcagagaggcagccaagacatccacagcacaggtggaagaatctgttggcAGGAAAATTACCCATTCACTCCACAGATCTTAGCCTTCATTAAAGAGCAACATGACTGTTGAATTTTTGGAATAAAGTCACATAGGGGACACAGTAAGTATATGGAACACTAATGTTTTTGGCCGGCATGCAAAACGCCATGTGTGGCAGAAGACTAACACTTCACAtaaccctgaaaacaccatctccATGGAAAAACATGGTGGCGGGAGCATGATGCTGAGTAGATACTTTCTGTTAGCAGAGGATGGGAAAGATGGACAGGCAGAGCTAAAGTGGAATGTATtcgatcaaagcatattcaaattcaaaaatattttattaatcccaaagggaaattaaatgttgttgtagctcattatgagggtttcttcaaagagccgttgtagatgctgatggctgtgggcaggaaggatctcctgtagcgctccgtcttacagcagatctgaagaagcctctgactgaagacactctgttgttgtaggacagtcccatgaagaagatgctcagggttcgCCATAATAttcctcattttatgaagaatccttctttccacaatgatctccagaggttccagaggagtccccagaacagagtcaaccttctttatcagcttgttgagcttttttaagtccctggctctgatgctgcttccccagcagatgatggcattCGAGATCGcattctccacaacagacttatagaagatatgcaccatcttgctgcaaacaccgaagaacctaagcttcctcaaagtaaaaaaagtaTCAGCATAAATCtatccagctgcacagcatctgacacagGAGagaataatgatccaaaaaatattaattttatccACTACATAAAGGAATTTgcgttgttaaaaataaataatctgaataaaaaataacagagCCACTCCagcctgctgccaccttgagtgaCGCAATTCTAGAATGCAAATCTAGAATTCGTGCATTGCAATGACCCAGCCCTAAATCTTATGTCCACGGATGATCTCCATGAAATCAGACTGTGCTTCAATGCAAATAAGCAAACATATAAAACCTCTAGATATGCAAAGGTAGTATCAAAGCTCAAAAGACTTGCATCTGTAACCAAAATGAAAGGTGGTTCTCCAAAATATCATCTCAGGTGGGCTGAATCcactttttgaatttgaatttctgaaaaaactataaaaatcatGAATCATATCACTTTCCTTCCACAGTTACGAACTATCTTGTATTTTTCGGTCGCAAATAAAAtcctacataaaataaaacaaagaaaaaatgttataaaatgacaaaatgtgccCTCATTTCTTGGTTTTATTTCAATTATAAGGACAATTTTAATTCTGTCCagtaaactgtttttaaagctagttttgttgtgttgttcctcatgtgagtgtgtgagatGCTCTAGTAAACACACCTGCTCCTGCCTTTATCCCCTCCACACCTGTCCATTCTTCTCACCTTGCCTGTTGAAACACTCCAACACCTGCAGGTTGTTTACAAGCTGAATGTAACACATTATGATCtgtgaaaacaaacatgacagAACGTAGGGGAAAACAAtcctaaataattttttttcccctaacAATCTCTGTCATTACCAGGGAATGTGCAGAAATGACTGAAGCCTGAAGTCTCTCTAAAACCAATATCAGACAGGATGGAGACTCTGAACGATTCTTACATCATTAACTTGACCAGTGGCGATAACACCAGCCTCTTTTCAAAGAGCCCATATACAGCAGTGGAGATAGGGCTCATCATCCTGGTAGCTGGATCCCTGAGTGTGATCACTGTCATTGGGAACATCCTGGTCATGCTCTCCATAAAGGTTTGGGTCTTCCTTTTTTTAATCTTGCATGATTATAGAATCTCAAGACTCAAGCATTCATCCTTGCACACTTTGAAAAACATAACCAGACTTAGAGATGAGAATACAGCATGTGCACTCCTGTGCAGAGAGCTAATCTAATAGAGACAAGGGAGCATACATCATACTGCACAAAAAAGATTAGGATCTGACAGCCTGCTCCGTGTCGTTCCTTTAAAGGTAAACAGGAACCTGCAGACCGTCAACAACTACTTCCTGTTCAGCTTGGCTTGTGCAGACCTCATTATTGGGATCTGCTCCATGAATTTATATACTGTCTACATTGTGATTGACTATTGGCCTCTGGGAGCAGTGGTGTGCGACCTGTGGTTAGCTGTCGATTATGTTGTCAGCAACGCCTCAGTCATGAACCTGCTCATCATCAGCTTCGACCGATACTTCTGTGTCACCAAACCCCTAAGCTACCCAACACGTCGCAGCACAAAGATGGCTGGTCTGATGATTGCTGCTGCCTGGGTCCTGTCCTTCATCCTGTGGGCTCCGGCCATTTTGTTCTGGCAGTTCATTGTAGGAGGGAGAACTGTGCTCCCTGATCACTGCTACATTCAGTTCTTCTCCAACCCAGCAGTGACATTCGGGACGGCCATAGCAGCTTTTTACCTGCCGGTAGCCATCATGATCTACCTGTACTGGCGGATCTCGAGGGCCAGCCGCAGCCGCATGAGGAAG
Coding sequences within:
- the LOC124878710 gene encoding muscarinic acetylcholine receptor M2-like — protein: METLNDSYIINLTSGDNTSLFSKSPYTAVEIGLIILVAGSLSVITVIGNILVMLSIKVNRNLQTVNNYFLFSLACADLIIGICSMNLYTVYIVIDYWPLGAVVCDLWLAVDYVVSNASVMNLLIISFDRYFCVTKPLSYPTRRSTKMAGLMIAAAWVLSFILWAPAILFWQFIVGGRTVLPDHCYIQFFSNPAVTFGTAIAAFYLPVAIMIYLYWRISRASRSRMRKDSRKTSGTSLAEAPSNSQEEGCDNNCITTKQAQEEAAVGTDKEMLQQQNGTGPCSEDQGDQVDSTSEIVQASTSKEPGSSRKTSSGGKNQPQPSAPQNSAIDRQSMVARTLMTVTKRAVSERVVAKWKRRGNSSRERKVTRTIMAILVAFVVTWTPYNVMVLINTFCAICIPKTLWTIGYWLCYINSTINPACYALCNTTFKNTFKHLLLCQYKNIRGR